A window of Gemmatimonadota bacterium contains these coding sequences:
- a CDS encoding phosphopantothenoylcysteine decarboxylase, whose protein sequence is RAAQQKLKKEVAPALLELERTADVLRVTQEARAPGMVAVGFALETEHALANARRKLREKALDLVVLNEAGRPGAGFEVETNQVVILGREEREEELPLLSKHEVAEAVLDRVEILLGARA, encoded by the coding sequence CGCGCCGCACAGCAGAAGCTCAAGAAGGAGGTCGCGCCTGCGCTGCTCGAGCTGGAGCGCACCGCGGACGTGCTCCGCGTCACGCAGGAGGCTCGTGCTCCCGGAATGGTGGCAGTGGGCTTCGCACTGGAAACGGAGCATGCGCTCGCCAACGCGCGCCGCAAGCTGCGGGAGAAGGCGCTGGACCTGGTGGTGCTGAACGAGGCGGGGCGGCCGGGGGCGGGCTTCGAGGTGGAGACGAACCAGGTCGTGATCCTGGGGCGCGAGGAGCGGGAAGAGGAGCTGCCACTGCTCTCGAAGCACGAGGTAGCCGAAGCCGTCCTGGACCGCGTGGAAATCCTGCTCGGAGCGCGCGCCTGA
- a CDS encoding uracil-DNA glycosylase: MPGQDLFARYLRQRAEWGERELFLQELTAAEALAAVSAAGRVDGGRGAPLEAAAAGASRRTGRARAAPVGSAPAVTGDPWAGGLEVLAAAAASCTLCRLHEGRRQVVFGEGNAAAELVVVGEAPGFEEDRTGRPFVGPAGKLLDLLLLSIALPRRQVYICNVIKCRPPNNRNPLLDEVACCSRYLFRQIELISPRVLLAVGNFAARTLLSTEESVGRLRGQIHSFRGTPAIATYHPAFLLRSPRWTRAAWQDFQMVRQVLDERA, from the coding sequence ATGCCGGGCCAGGACCTTTTCGCGCGTTACCTCCGGCAGCGCGCAGAGTGGGGGGAACGGGAGCTCTTCCTCCAGGAGCTGACGGCGGCGGAAGCGCTGGCCGCCGTGAGCGCGGCCGGCCGGGTGGATGGCGGTCGCGGGGCGCCGCTCGAGGCGGCGGCCGCCGGCGCCAGCCGGCGTACCGGCCGGGCGCGGGCGGCGCCTGTGGGATCGGCCCCGGCCGTAACGGGCGACCCCTGGGCGGGCGGGCTCGAGGTGCTGGCGGCCGCGGCGGCATCCTGTACGCTCTGCCGGCTGCACGAGGGCCGGCGACAGGTGGTTTTCGGCGAGGGCAACGCGGCCGCTGAACTGGTGGTGGTGGGCGAGGCGCCGGGCTTCGAGGAAGATAGGACAGGCCGCCCCTTTGTCGGGCCGGCGGGCAAGCTGCTGGACCTGCTGCTGCTCAGCATCGCCCTGCCCCGACGGCAGGTGTACATCTGCAACGTGATCAAGTGCCGCCCGCCCAACAATCGCAATCCCTTGCTGGACGAGGTCGCCTGCTGCTCGCGCTACCTGTTCCGGCAGATCGAACTGATCTCGCCGCGCGTGCTGCTGGCTGTGGGCAATTTTGCCGCACGTACGCTCCTGTCTACGGAGGAGAGCGTGGGCCGGCTGCGCGGGCAGATCCACAGCTTCCGCGGCACACCGGCGATCGCCACGTATCACCCTGCGTTCCTGCTCCGCAGTCCGCGCTGGACCCGGGCGGCATGGCAAGACTTCCAGATGGTGCGACAGGTGCTCGATGAACGGGCGTGA